The Papaver somniferum cultivar HN1 chromosome 3, ASM357369v1, whole genome shotgun sequence genome includes a region encoding these proteins:
- the LOC113357744 gene encoding protein tesmin/TSO1-like CXC 3 isoform X2, whose protein sequence is MDTPERNRICTPKSKFEDSPVFNYLNSLSPIKSVRSANISQTFNSLSFSSPPSVFTSPHVSSQKESRFLRRNFFSDSAKSGLASENGNDGNTRVTDAETAEIFNCSADPPQNPDSRSGTKEVHLPNESLELAIELPRKLKYGCESPESNPVPRHRYGTDSVREITGTSSSLRQFVQPSLERCSCPKNGVEVQEISQLEQKNDEEEGSDWENMISDAAGLLVLDPSNDAEATKEQLNPNISFLNSQAPDLPQEGLPKPQSGCLENDNLGTAEGTVQKNTNCTPQKLQSTSRSKKQVKFHNEKVDDKAEKDCKQRGTRRRCLLFEMGGGQKRRLVDDSKSGSSSSPSDGKVTSEDRQLVPFKAGNNSSPCMVPGIGLHLNALAVSGKDNRVVKQENLPSGKSLISMSSHITSLHTVESELQPLNKTFSLSSLERDIVPAVSEDQVMQDAYQASVFGVSEEFESGSPRKRRRRYENGGDESCKRCNCKKSKCLKLYCECFAAGVYCVEPCSCLDCFNKPIHEDTVLATRKQIESRNPLAFAPKVISHVAEIGEETYKTPASARHKKGCNCKKSSCLKKYCECFQGGVGCSINCRCEGCKNAFGTKDGYVPSGEEIEPEGEESESSEKNNTRKSLQISEVHNDIEEQYPDHVTPITPFQICRMSVQLEFSSSSGKPPRPSIFPVGSSPRLLSNHIQQISGVLPTPLKLEKQFQIAAPEDETPEFLKGRNSSPISGVKTASPNGKRVSPPHGKSTRKLVLQSIPSFPSLTFHDQTDDHQ, encoded by the exons ATGGATACGCCTGAGAGAAACCGGATCTGCACTCCTAAGTCTAAATTTGAG GACTCTCCGGTCTTCAACTATCTCAACAGTCTTTCTCCTATTAAATCAGTTAGATCTGCAAACATTTCTCAAACGTTTAACTCGCTTAGTTTTTCATCCCCTCCATCTGTATTTACTTCTCCACACGTCAGTTCCCAGAAAGAATCTAGATTTTTAAGAAG GAATTTCTTCTCCGACTCAGCAAAATCAGGATTGGCTTCTGAAAATGGAAATGATGGCAATACACGTGTCACAGATGCAGAGACTGCTGAAATCTTCAATTGCTCTGCTGATCCACCACAAAATCCTGATTCAAGGTCTGGTACTAAAGAAGTTCACCTGCCTAATGAGAGTTTAGAGCTCGCGATTGAGCTTCCACGCAAATTGAAGTATGGTTGTGAAAGCCCTGAAAGTAATCCAGTTCCTCGGCATAGATATGGAACAGATTCAGTTAGGGAAATAACTGGCACGTCATCCTCTCTACGTCAATTTGTTCAACCATCCCTTGAAAGATGTTCTTGTCCAAAAAATGGAGTAGAAGTGCAGGAGATATCTCAGCTGGAGCAaaagaatgatgaagaagaaggatctGATTGGGAGAATATGATTTCTGATGCCGCTGGACTGTTAGTACTGGATCCTTCCAATGATGCAGAGGCTACAAAGGAGCAACTAAATCCAAACATCAGTTTTCTTAATTCTCAAGCCCCGGACCTCCCACAAGAGGGTTTACCAAAACCTCAATCTGGTTGTCTTGAAAATGATAACTTGGGCACTGCAGAAGGTACGGTGCAAAAAAATACAAATTGTACACCCCAGAAACTACAAAGTACCTCTCGGAGTAAAAAACAGGTTAAGTTTCACAATGAAAAAGTAGACGATAAAGCCGAAAAGGACTGCAAG CAGCGTGGTACACGAAGGCGCTGCTTACTGTTTGAGATGGGGGGAGGTCAGAAAAGGAGGTTGGTGGATGATTCTAAGAGTGGTTCTTCAAGCTCGCCTTCTGATGGAAAAGTTACTTCAGAAGATAGGCAATTGGTTCCTTTTAAGGCTGGAAATAATTCATCTCCATGCATGGTTCCAGGAATTGGTTTGCACTTGAATGCTCTTGCAGTTAGCGGGAAGGATAATAGGGTGGTTAAACAGGAGAATTTGCCCTCTGGGAAGTCACTGATAAGCATGTCAAGTCATATTACTTCTTTACACACTGTCGAATCTGAGCTACAACCTTTGAATAAAACCTTCTCTCTGAGCTCTTTGGAAAGAGATATCGTTCCAGCTGTTAGTGAAGATCAAGTTATGCAAGATGCTTATCAGGCATCAGTTTTTGGAGTCAGTGAAGAATTTGAGAGTGGCAGCCCTAGGAAGAGGAG ACGCAGGTACGAAAATGGTGGAGATGAGTCTTGCAAGCGCTGTAACTGTAAAAAGTCCAAGTGCTTGAAGCT TTACTGTGAATGCTTTGCTGCTGGCGTGTATTGTGTTGAGCCTTGTTCATGTTTGGACTGCTTTAACAAGCCCATTCATGAAGATACTGTTCTAGCAACTCGCAAGCAGATTGAGTCTCGGAACCCTCTTGCATTTGCTCCAAAAGTTATTTCTCATGTGGCAGAAATTGGG GAAGAAACTTATAAAACTCCCGCTTCAGCTCGCCATAAAAAAGGATGCAACTGCAAGAAATCAAGTTGCCTAAAGAAATATTGTGAATGCTTTCAG GGTGGTGTTGGATGCTCCATTAACTGCAGATGTGAGGGTTGTAAGAATGCATTTGGCACAAAAGATG GATATGTTCCAAGTGGAGAAGAAATTGAGCCAGAAGGTGAAGAATCTGAAAGCTCTGAAAAGAATAACACGCGGAAAAGTTTGCAGATCAGTGAAGTACACAATGATATAGAAGAACAATATCCAGACCATGTTACACCCATCACACCCTTCCAGATTTGCAG GATGTCAGTTCAGCTGGAGTTTTCGTCGTCTTCTGGGAAACCTCCACGACCGTCTATATTCCCTGTTGGATCATCTCCTAGGCTGCTAAGCAACCACATACAACAAATATCGGGGGTTCTTCCCACCCCACTCAAGTTGGAAAAGCAATTCCAGATTGCTGCTCCAGAAGACGAAACTCCTGAATTCTTAAAAGGCAGAAATTCCTCACCTATCAGTGGTGTGAAAACTGCTTCACCAAACGGTAAGAGAGTCTCGCCTCCTCATGGTAAGAGTACTCGGAAATTGGTGCTACAATCTATCCCTTCCTTCCCTTCTCTCACGTTCCATGATCAAACTGATGATCACCAATGA
- the LOC113357744 gene encoding protein tesmin/TSO1-like CXC 3 isoform X1 translates to MDTPERNRICTPKSKFEDSPVFNYLNSLSPIKSVRSANISQTFNSLSFSSPPSVFTSPHVSSQKESRFLRRNFFSDSAKSGLASENGNDGNTRVTDAETAEIFNCSADPPQNPDSRSGTKEVHLPNESLELAIELPRKLKYGCESPESNPVPRHRYGTDSVREITGTSSSLRQFVQPSLERCSCPKNGVEVQEISQLEQKNDEEEGSDWENMISDAAGLLVLDPSNDAEATKEQLNPNISFLNSQAPDLPQEGLPKPQSGCLENDNLGTAEGTVQKNTNCTPQKLQSTSRSKKQVKFHNEKVDDKAEKDCKQQRGTRRRCLLFEMGGGQKRRLVDDSKSGSSSSPSDGKVTSEDRQLVPFKAGNNSSPCMVPGIGLHLNALAVSGKDNRVVKQENLPSGKSLISMSSHITSLHTVESELQPLNKTFSLSSLERDIVPAVSEDQVMQDAYQASVFGVSEEFESGSPRKRRRRYENGGDESCKRCNCKKSKCLKLYCECFAAGVYCVEPCSCLDCFNKPIHEDTVLATRKQIESRNPLAFAPKVISHVAEIGEETYKTPASARHKKGCNCKKSSCLKKYCECFQGGVGCSINCRCEGCKNAFGTKDGYVPSGEEIEPEGEESESSEKNNTRKSLQISEVHNDIEEQYPDHVTPITPFQICRMSVQLEFSSSSGKPPRPSIFPVGSSPRLLSNHIQQISGVLPTPLKLEKQFQIAAPEDETPEFLKGRNSSPISGVKTASPNGKRVSPPHGKSTRKLVLQSIPSFPSLTFHDQTDDHQ, encoded by the exons ATGGATACGCCTGAGAGAAACCGGATCTGCACTCCTAAGTCTAAATTTGAG GACTCTCCGGTCTTCAACTATCTCAACAGTCTTTCTCCTATTAAATCAGTTAGATCTGCAAACATTTCTCAAACGTTTAACTCGCTTAGTTTTTCATCCCCTCCATCTGTATTTACTTCTCCACACGTCAGTTCCCAGAAAGAATCTAGATTTTTAAGAAG GAATTTCTTCTCCGACTCAGCAAAATCAGGATTGGCTTCTGAAAATGGAAATGATGGCAATACACGTGTCACAGATGCAGAGACTGCTGAAATCTTCAATTGCTCTGCTGATCCACCACAAAATCCTGATTCAAGGTCTGGTACTAAAGAAGTTCACCTGCCTAATGAGAGTTTAGAGCTCGCGATTGAGCTTCCACGCAAATTGAAGTATGGTTGTGAAAGCCCTGAAAGTAATCCAGTTCCTCGGCATAGATATGGAACAGATTCAGTTAGGGAAATAACTGGCACGTCATCCTCTCTACGTCAATTTGTTCAACCATCCCTTGAAAGATGTTCTTGTCCAAAAAATGGAGTAGAAGTGCAGGAGATATCTCAGCTGGAGCAaaagaatgatgaagaagaaggatctGATTGGGAGAATATGATTTCTGATGCCGCTGGACTGTTAGTACTGGATCCTTCCAATGATGCAGAGGCTACAAAGGAGCAACTAAATCCAAACATCAGTTTTCTTAATTCTCAAGCCCCGGACCTCCCACAAGAGGGTTTACCAAAACCTCAATCTGGTTGTCTTGAAAATGATAACTTGGGCACTGCAGAAGGTACGGTGCAAAAAAATACAAATTGTACACCCCAGAAACTACAAAGTACCTCTCGGAGTAAAAAACAGGTTAAGTTTCACAATGAAAAAGTAGACGATAAAGCCGAAAAGGACTGCAAG CAGCAGCGTGGTACACGAAGGCGCTGCTTACTGTTTGAGATGGGGGGAGGTCAGAAAAGGAGGTTGGTGGATGATTCTAAGAGTGGTTCTTCAAGCTCGCCTTCTGATGGAAAAGTTACTTCAGAAGATAGGCAATTGGTTCCTTTTAAGGCTGGAAATAATTCATCTCCATGCATGGTTCCAGGAATTGGTTTGCACTTGAATGCTCTTGCAGTTAGCGGGAAGGATAATAGGGTGGTTAAACAGGAGAATTTGCCCTCTGGGAAGTCACTGATAAGCATGTCAAGTCATATTACTTCTTTACACACTGTCGAATCTGAGCTACAACCTTTGAATAAAACCTTCTCTCTGAGCTCTTTGGAAAGAGATATCGTTCCAGCTGTTAGTGAAGATCAAGTTATGCAAGATGCTTATCAGGCATCAGTTTTTGGAGTCAGTGAAGAATTTGAGAGTGGCAGCCCTAGGAAGAGGAG ACGCAGGTACGAAAATGGTGGAGATGAGTCTTGCAAGCGCTGTAACTGTAAAAAGTCCAAGTGCTTGAAGCT TTACTGTGAATGCTTTGCTGCTGGCGTGTATTGTGTTGAGCCTTGTTCATGTTTGGACTGCTTTAACAAGCCCATTCATGAAGATACTGTTCTAGCAACTCGCAAGCAGATTGAGTCTCGGAACCCTCTTGCATTTGCTCCAAAAGTTATTTCTCATGTGGCAGAAATTGGG GAAGAAACTTATAAAACTCCCGCTTCAGCTCGCCATAAAAAAGGATGCAACTGCAAGAAATCAAGTTGCCTAAAGAAATATTGTGAATGCTTTCAG GGTGGTGTTGGATGCTCCATTAACTGCAGATGTGAGGGTTGTAAGAATGCATTTGGCACAAAAGATG GATATGTTCCAAGTGGAGAAGAAATTGAGCCAGAAGGTGAAGAATCTGAAAGCTCTGAAAAGAATAACACGCGGAAAAGTTTGCAGATCAGTGAAGTACACAATGATATAGAAGAACAATATCCAGACCATGTTACACCCATCACACCCTTCCAGATTTGCAG GATGTCAGTTCAGCTGGAGTTTTCGTCGTCTTCTGGGAAACCTCCACGACCGTCTATATTCCCTGTTGGATCATCTCCTAGGCTGCTAAGCAACCACATACAACAAATATCGGGGGTTCTTCCCACCCCACTCAAGTTGGAAAAGCAATTCCAGATTGCTGCTCCAGAAGACGAAACTCCTGAATTCTTAAAAGGCAGAAATTCCTCACCTATCAGTGGTGTGAAAACTGCTTCACCAAACGGTAAGAGAGTCTCGCCTCCTCATGGTAAGAGTACTCGGAAATTGGTGCTACAATCTATCCCTTCCTTCCCTTCTCTCACGTTCCATGATCAAACTGATGATCACCAATGA
- the LOC113357745 gene encoding frataxin, mitochondrial-like — MAYFSSSRCLARKILAVRPALAHPLASLLYPSYSANVHEPSATLQNICWTSIISSRVFCSRRLNLDEAQGPAPIDYGSLLGEDEFHTLADSTIHDLQEKFEEYGDSVELDGFDVDYGNQVLTLKLGGLGTYVMNKQTPNRQIWMSSPVSGPSRFDWDKSSEAWVYRRTKAKLLQLLESEVEGLCGKPISLS; from the exons ATGGCTTACTTTTCTTCTTCCAGGTGTTTAGCCAGGAAAATCCTAGCAGTGAGACCTGCCCTTGCTCATCCTCTCGCATCTCTCTTATATCCGTCTTACTCTGCAAATGTCCATGAACCTTCTGCAACTCTACAAAACATTTGCTGGACTTCAATAATCTCTTCTAGGGTTTTCTGTTCTCGTCGATTGAATCTTGACGAAGCTCAAGGACCGGCTCCTATAGATTATGG GTCTCTTCTTGGAGAGGATGAATTCCATACTTTAGCTGATTCTACTATTCATGACCTTCAGGAGAAATTTGAG GAATATGGCGATTCTGTCGAACTTGATGGTTTTGACGTAGATTATGGG AACCAAGTTTTAACCTTAAAGCTTGGCGGATTGGGCACGTACGTAATGAACAAACAAACACCAAATAGACAGATTTGGATGTCTTCTCCTGTGAG tGGCCCATCGAGGTTTGATTGGGACAAGAGTAGTGAAGCTTGGGTTTATCGGAGGACTAAAGCAAAATTGTTGCAGCTTTTGGAGAGTGAAGTGGAAGGACTGTGTGGTAAACCCATTAGTCTTTCTTAA
- the LOC113357746 gene encoding 40S ribosomal protein S3a-like, with protein MAVGKNKRISKGKKGGKKKTVDPFAKKDWYDIKAPSMFTVRNAGKTLVSKTQGTKIASEGLKHRVFEVCLADLQNDEDQSYRKMRLRVEDVQGKNVLTNFWGMDFTTDKLRSLVRKWQTLIEAHVDVKTTDNFTLRMFCIGFTQRRKNQVKRTTYAQSSQIRQIRRKMVEIMVNQASSCDLKELVAKLIPELIGKEIEKATSGIYPLQNVFIRKVKILKAPKFDLGKLMEVHGDYAEDVGVKVDRPAEETPAEVETEVVGA; from the exons ATGGCGGTCGG TAAGAACAAGAGAATCTCCAAAGGGAAGAAGGGAGGAAAGAAGAAGAC TGTTGATCCTTTTGCCAAGAAGGATTGGTATGATATCAAGGCTCCATCTATGTTCACTGTGAGAAATGCTGGAAAGACTCTGGTTTCTAAGACTCAAGGAACCAAG ATTGCTTCCGAAGGGCTTAAGCACAGAGTGTTTGAGGTGTGTCTTGCTGATCTACAGAACGATGAGGATCAGTCCTACAGAAAGATGCGTTTGAGAGTGGAGGATGTCCAAGGAAAGAATGTTTTGACTAACTTTTGG GGAATGGATTTCACCACAGACAAATTAAGGTCTCTTGTCCGTAAGTGGCAGACATTGATTGAGGCTCATGTTGATGTGAAGACAACAGACAATTTCACTTTGAGGATGTTCTGTATTGGCTTCACTCAGAGGCGTAAAAATCAAGTCAAGAGGACCACATATGCACAATCAAGCCAAATCCGCCAG ATTCGACGTAAGATGGTAGAGATCATGGTTAACCAAGCATCGTCTTGTGATTTGAAAGAGTTGGTTGCCAAACTCATCCCTGAGTTGATTGGAAAAGAGATTGAGAAGGCAACTTCGGGCATCTACCCCCTGCAAAATGTTTTCATTCGGAAAGTGAAGATCTTGAAGGCTCCCAAGTTTGATCTTGGAAAGCTGATGGAG GTTCATGGCGATTATGCAGAAGATGTGGGTGTGAAGGTTGACAGGCCCGCTGAGGAAACACCAGCAGAAGTCGAGACTGAAGTTGTTGGAGCTTAG